From a single Rutidosis leptorrhynchoides isolate AG116_Rl617_1_P2 chromosome 5, CSIRO_AGI_Rlap_v1, whole genome shotgun sequence genomic region:
- the LOC139848830 gene encoding uncharacterized protein, which yields MATGEKKPVTRGYPIRDGRLVLGHLFSAQSNIDPSHSYGHLRSCSPVLGAGRPRGVRGGCRVATVGRIRVGSWNIGTLTGKRIELVDTFLKSKVDIVCVQETRWKGEEAIEIQDYKLWYSGSRIARNGVGIFLGKLHKDNVVDVGRFSDRIMSVSLIIKEETFTVISAYAPHAGLGDAEKKSFWELLDEVVRGCLADHRLIIGGDLNGHIGVEAEGYEGAHGGFGFGPRNEEGRSILEFAIAHELVVANSFFKKRDAQLATFHSGGRSTQIDFLLLRKGELRTCRDCKVLPALTCSSQHRLLVMDLVTRGRVGRRARAVQPRILWKNLYGANAETFRAIVVNRLSVEEDYVAPTDADQIWNRMASTIRDVAKETLGVAIGTSRAHKSRRESWWLSDDVQSKVALKQTRIAKARERGRRDLGNIKYIKDVAGQSIVREDLIRKRWEEYFASLFGRGRPERNGEPHEVQEFQNNCFCTRINQEEVR from the exons ATGGCAAcgggcgagaaaaaacccgtgacccgcgggtatccGATCCGTGACGGGCGG CTTGTACTTGGTCATCTTTTTAGTGCACAAAGTAATATAGATCCTTCGCATAGTTATGGTCACTTGAGGTCATGTTCTCCTGTTTTAGGGGCGGGTAGGCCTAGAGGGGTTAGAGGAGGTTGTAGGGTAGCCACTGTTGGTAGGATTAGAGTGGGTAGTTGGAATATAGGAACCTTGACTGGTAAGAGGATTGAGCTCGTTGATACCTTTCTTAAGAGTAAGGTAGACATAGTGTGtgttcaagagactagatggaagggtgAAGAGGCGATAGAGATTCAGGACTATAAGTTGTGGTACTCGGGTTCTAGGATAGCACGGAACGGGGTAGGTATCTTTTTAGGAAAACTACATAAAGATAACGTTGTTGACGTGGGCAGgtttagcgataggattatgtcggttagttTAATTATTAAGGAAGAGACTTTCACGGTCATTAGTGCATACGCACCTCATGCGGGTTTAGGTGATGCGGAAAAGAAGAGTTTTTGGGAATTGTTAGATGAGGTGGTGAGGGGGTGCCTAGCCGACCATCGACTGATTATAGGTGGTGATCTGAATGGACATATAGGAGTGGAGGCAGAAGGTTATGAGGGAGCCCATGGTGGCTTTGGGTTTGGTCCTAGAAATGAAGAGGGGCGCTCAATTCTTGAGTTTGCCATTGCCCACGAGTTGGTGGTAGCAAACTCTTTCTTCAAGAAGAGGGATGCTCAGTTAGCCACATTCCATAGCGGGGGTCGCAGCACCCAGATTGACTTTTTGCTTCTTCGTAAAGGGGAACTTAGGACATGTAGGGACTGTAAGGTCCTTCCAGCTTTGACGTGCTCCTCCCAGCACAGATTGCTGGTCATGGACCTAGTCACTAGGGGAAGAGTTGGCAGGAGGGCTAGGGCTGTGCAACCTAGAATCCTTTGGAAGAACCTCTATGGAGCGAATGCGGAGACTTTTAGAGCGATTGTTGTTAATAGATTGAGTGTAGAAGAGGATTACGTTGCCCCTACGGACGCAGACCAGATATGGAATCGCATGGCGTCCACTATCAGAGATGTGGCAAAAGAGACCTTAGGAGTGGCTATAGGGACATCGAGAGCCCATAAGAGTAGAAGAGAGTCGTGGTGGCTTAGTGACGATGTCCAATCGAAAGTCGCGTTAAAGCAGacgag gatagccaaagctagggagcgaGGAAGGAGGGACTTAGGTAACATCAAATATATCAAGGATGTAGCAGGGCAAAGTATAGTGAGAGAAGACcttattaggaaaagatgggaagaatATTTTGCATCCCTTTTCGGTAGGGGAAGACCAGAGCGGAACGGTGAACCCCACGAGGTTCAGGAGTTTCAAAACAACTGTTTCTGCACGAGGATTAATCAGGAGGAAGTTAGATAG
- the LOC139850256 gene encoding uncharacterized protein: MKVRSSVKKLCGFCRIVKRRGIVFVVCSAKPKHKQRQGFSTNAFQEGSFTSRVSEMQMVRSSYQAPASNYGVSGGLASLLVERKMPVLFAGWRASLASLLQTRTK; the protein is encoded by the exons ATGAAGGTGAGGTCATCAGTGAAGAAACTGTGTGGATTCTGTAGAATAGTGAAACGTCGTGGCATAGTGTTTGTTGTGTGTTCTGCGAAACCCAAGCATAAACAGCGACAAGGTTTCTCAACAAATGCATTTCAGGAAGGGTCTTTCACATCCAG AGTATCAGAAATGCAGATGGTGCGAAGCAGTTATCAAGCTCCTGCGTCTAACTATGGCGTTTCAGGTGGCTTGGCATCCTTACTGGTTGAGAGGAAGATGCCGGTGCTTTTTGCAGGATGGAGAGCGAGCCTAGCGTCTCTTCTTCAGACACGCACCAAGTGA